Proteins encoded together in one Nyctibius grandis isolate bNycGra1 chromosome 1, bNycGra1.pri, whole genome shotgun sequence window:
- the SLC22A16 gene encoding solute carrier family 22 member 16 isoform X5 has translation MAPSSERLFDSLGHFGRFQACVYFASVFQAMSCGIHYLASVFMAVTPNFVCGIPGNVSSVLFYNSSESSIEDIWTLWTSTENYIVVQLENGEVWELNQCSRSKREGSLDLTYEYKGNKSIFSCSDGFLYDERNWKSTVVTQWDLVCDREWLAKLIQPTFMLGVLIGAVIFGDIADRLGRRRVIWFTSAGQFVFGIAVAFTFDYYSFVIVRFLLAMVSSGYLVVAFVYVTEFVGIKARTWASMHVHAFFAMGIMIVALVGFLVRTWWVYQIFLSVATLPFVLCCWMLPETPFWLLSEERYEDAEKVINIMARWNKVSTPCKVSELCSVQQDDLVSGRTSDNDASSTKKHNILDLFCNWHIARRTITVWLVWFTGSLGYYVFSLSSVSLGGNEYLNLFLIGFQCINCLSKYGWKIFNRCGIWPYISLHSRTVPNNCKIACCWKWKHDVPCRKCGCSFLCISEKCLDFHATLACWNHGSSEWSINNNASRNTGKTID, from the exons ATTTCAAgcatgtgtttattttgcatCTGTCTTTCAAGCTATGTCATGTGGTATCCATTACTTAGCATCTGTGTTCATGGCTGTTACTCCTAACTTTGTATGTGGGATCCCTGGAAATGTGAGTAGTGTTCTTTTCTACAACTCCTCTGAATCAAGTATCGAGGACATTTGGACACTATGGACATCAACAGAAAATTACATTGTAGTCCAGCTGGAAAATGGAGAAGTTTGGGAACTTAACCAATGCAGCAGGTCCAAACGAGAAGGCAGTTTGGATCTGACATATGAATACAAAGGCAACAAGTCCATATTTTCTTGTTCTGATGGATTTCTCTATGATGAAAGAAACTGGAAGAGCACTGTTGTTACGCAGTGGGATCTGGTCTGTGACCGAGAATGGCTTGCAAAATTAATCCAGCCTACATTCATGCTTGGAGTCTTGATTGGAGCAGTGATTTTTGGTGACATTGCTGACAG ACTGGGAAGACGGCGTGTTATATGGTTCACAAGTGCTGGTCAGTTTGTATTTGGCATTGCAGTGGCCTTCACATTTGACTACTACAGTTTCGTGATTGTGCGCTTTCTCCTTGCTATG GTTTCAAGTGGCTATCTGGTTGTGGCTTTTGTTTATGTGACTGAATTTGTTGGCATTAAAGCACGAACCTGGGCTTCTATGCATGTCCATGCTTTTTTTGCTATGGGAATTATGATTGTGGCACTCGTGGGATTTTTGGTTCGGACCTGGTGGGTCTATCAGATATTTCTCTCCGTAGCAACTCTTCCCTTTGTCTTGTGCTGCTGGATGCTCCCAGAAACACCATTTTGGCTCCTGTCAGAGGAAAGATATGAAGATGCCGAAAAAGTAATTAATATAATGGCAAGATGGAATAAAGTAAGCACTCCCTGCAAAGTTTCTGAACTGTGCTCAGTCCAACAAGACGATCTAGTCAGTGGCAGAACGAGTGACAATGATGCATCCTCAACAAAGAAGCACAACATCTTAGACCTGTTTTGTAATTGGCACATTGCAAGAAGGACCATCACAGTCTGGCTGGTCTGGTTCACGGGGAGCTTGGGGTACTACGTCTTCTCCCTCAGTTCTGTCAGTCTAGGAggcaatgaatatttaaatctctttctcatag GATTTCAATGTATTAATTGTCTTAGCAAATATGGCTGGAAAATTTTCAATAGGTGTGGCATTTGGCCTTATATATCTCTACACAGCAGAACTGTACCCAACAATTGTAAG ATCGCTTGCTGTTGGAAGTGGAAGCATGATGTGCCGTGTAGGAAGTGTGGTTGCTCCTTTCTGTGTATATCTGAGAAGTGTTTGGATTTTCATGCCACTC TTGCTTGTTGGAATCATGGCTCTTCTGAGTGGAGTATTAACAATAATGCTTCCAGAAACACTGGGAAAACCATTGACTAA